A section of the Virgibacillus sp. NKC19-3 genome encodes:
- the tuf gene encoding elongation factor Tu: MAKEKFDRSKDHVNIGTIGHVDHGKTTLTAAISAVMHKKSGKGEAMDFDEIDRAPEEKERGITINTSHVEYETDTRHYAHIDAPGHADYVKNMITGAAQMDGAILVVSAADGPMPQTREHILLSRNVGVPAIAVFLNKTDMVDDEELLELVEMEVRDLLTEYDFPGDDTPVVKGSALKALEGDEAYTEKIVELMDAVDEYIPTPERDNDKPFMMPVEDVFSITGRGTVATGRVERGEIKVGQEVEIIGLNEAPRKTTVTGVEMFRKLLDYAEAGDNIGALLRGVARDDINRGQVLAKPGSITPHTKFKAEVYVLSKEEGGRHTAFFANYRPQFYFRTTDVTGVIQLPEGVEMVMPGDNVEMEVELISQIAIEDGTRFSIREGGRTVGSGVVTSIIE, translated from the coding sequence ATGGCTAAAGAAAAATTCGATCGCTCGAAAGATCACGTTAATATTGGGACAATTGGACACGTAGACCACGGGAAAACAACATTGACTGCTGCTATTTCAGCAGTAATGCACAAGAAATCCGGTAAAGGTGAAGCAATGGACTTTGACGAAATTGACAGAGCTCCGGAAGAAAAAGAACGTGGTATTACGATTAATACATCACACGTTGAGTATGAAACAGATACTCGTCACTATGCGCATATTGACGCTCCAGGGCACGCTGACTATGTTAAAAACATGATCACTGGTGCTGCACAAATGGACGGTGCTATTCTGGTAGTATCTGCTGCTGATGGCCCAATGCCGCAAACACGTGAACACATCCTACTGTCTCGTAACGTTGGGGTACCTGCTATTGCTGTATTCCTTAACAAAACAGACATGGTTGATGATGAAGAATTATTGGAACTAGTAGAAATGGAAGTTCGTGATCTATTGACAGAATACGACTTCCCTGGCGACGATACGCCAGTTGTAAAAGGATCTGCACTTAAAGCACTGGAAGGCGACGAAGCGTACACTGAAAAAATTGTTGAGCTAATGGACGCGGTAGATGAGTACATTCCTACACCAGAGCGTGATAATGATAAACCATTCATGATGCCGGTTGAGGACGTATTCTCTATTACAGGTCGCGGAACAGTTGCAACAGGTCGTGTGGAACGCGGAGAAATCAAAGTTGGACAGGAAGTTGAGATTATTGGTCTAAACGAAGCGCCAAGAAAAACAACCGTAACTGGTGTTGAAATGTTCCGTAAGCTTCTCGACTATGCTGAAGCTGGTGACAATATTGGTGCACTCCTTCGTGGTGTCGCACGTGACGATATTAATCGTGGTCAGGTATTAGCTAAGCCTGGTTCTATTACACCACATACGAAGTTTAAAGCAGAAGTGTATGTTCTATCTAAAGAAGAGGGTGGACGTCATACAGCATTCTTCGCTAATTATCGCCCGCAGTTCTATTTCCGTACAACAGACGTAACAGGAGTTATCCAACTTCCTGAAGGAGTAGAAATGGTTATGCCTGGGGATAACGTGGAGATGGAAGTAGAATTGATCTCCCAAATCGCGATCGAAGACGGAACTCGTTTCTCTATTCGTGAAGGTGGACGCACCGTAGGATCCGGTGTTGTAACATCGATCATTGAATAA
- the fusA gene encoding elongation factor G — protein sequence MARDFSLEKTRNIGIMAHIDAGKTTTTERILFYTGRIHKIGETHEGASQMDWMSQEQERGITITSAATTAQWKNHRINIIDTPGHVDFTVEVERSLRVLDGAVTVLDAQSGVEPQTETVWRQATNYGVPRIVFINKMDKVGADFLNATNTLKERLGANAHPVQLTIGAEDNFEGIIDLISMKAYYYEDDLGTRADSREIPEEYKEKAEELRASLVESVAELDEDLMMKYLEGEEISEEELKNAIRQATLNVEFYPVFGGSAFKNKGVQLVLDGVIDYLPAPTDVPPIEGIVPGTEEEVTRPADDDAPFSGLAFKVMSDPYVGKLTFFRVYSGTVVSGSYVRNSVKEKRERVGRLLQMHANSREEVKTVYSGEIAAAVGFKDTSTGDTICDEKDLVILESMDFPEPVISVAIEPKTKADMDKMGIALGKLAEEDPTFTTESDTETGQTIISGMGELHLDVIVDRLKREFKVEANVGNPQVAYRETFRGSAEVEGKYVRQSGGRGQYGHVWVKFEPNEEGAGFEFTDKIVGGTVPREYIGSVEQGIIEATESGVLAGYPLIDIKATLYDGSYHDVDSNEMAFKIAGSMALKAAKSKCKPVLLEPMMRVEIEIPEEYMGDIMGDVTARRGRVEGMEPRGTAQLVRGFVPLSEMFGYATALRSNTQGRGTYTMTFDHYEETPKSITEEIIKKNTGE from the coding sequence ATGGCTAGAGATTTCTCCTTGGAAAAGACACGCAATATTGGAATTATGGCTCATATTGATGCAGGTAAAACCACTACCACAGAGCGTATTCTTTTCTATACAGGACGTATTCATAAAATTGGTGAAACACATGAAGGTGCATCTCAGATGGACTGGATGAGCCAGGAGCAGGAGCGGGGTATTACGATAACATCCGCAGCAACAACTGCTCAGTGGAAGAATCACCGTATAAATATTATTGACACACCTGGACACGTGGATTTCACCGTGGAGGTTGAGCGTTCCCTACGTGTGCTTGACGGAGCAGTGACTGTTCTTGATGCACAATCAGGTGTAGAACCACAAACGGAAACAGTTTGGCGCCAAGCAACAAATTATGGTGTACCAAGGATTGTATTCATTAACAAAATGGATAAAGTAGGTGCGGATTTCCTAAACGCAACCAATACGTTAAAAGAACGCTTGGGCGCTAATGCTCATCCTGTTCAGTTAACAATAGGTGCTGAAGATAATTTTGAGGGGATTATCGATCTTATTAGCATGAAAGCCTATTACTATGAAGATGATTTAGGCACACGTGCTGATTCTCGTGAGATCCCGGAAGAATACAAGGAAAAAGCAGAAGAACTCAGAGCAAGTCTGGTTGAATCCGTTGCTGAACTTGACGAAGACCTAATGATGAAGTATTTGGAAGGAGAGGAAATCTCCGAAGAAGAACTAAAGAATGCCATTCGTCAAGCAACACTAAATGTTGAATTTTATCCAGTATTTGGTGGGTCGGCATTTAAGAACAAAGGTGTACAATTAGTGCTTGATGGTGTCATTGACTATCTTCCTGCACCAACAGATGTACCTCCAATCGAAGGTATTGTTCCGGGAACGGAAGAGGAAGTTACACGACCTGCAGATGATGATGCACCATTCTCTGGCTTAGCATTTAAAGTAATGTCAGATCCGTATGTCGGGAAATTAACATTTTTCCGGGTTTACTCCGGTACAGTAGTTTCCGGTTCGTATGTTCGAAACTCGGTAAAGGAAAAGCGTGAACGTGTGGGACGTCTCCTGCAGATGCATGCGAATTCTCGTGAAGAAGTTAAAACGGTGTACAGTGGGGAAATTGCAGCAGCGGTCGGATTTAAAGATACATCAACAGGAGATACAATATGTGATGAGAAAGATCTTGTTATCCTGGAATCGATGGACTTTCCAGAACCGGTTATCTCCGTTGCAATCGAACCAAAAACAAAAGCAGACATGGATAAAATGGGTATCGCGTTAGGTAAGCTAGCTGAAGAGGATCCAACTTTTACAACAGAATCAGACACCGAGACAGGTCAAACGATTATCTCCGGTATGGGTGAGTTACATCTTGACGTTATCGTTGACCGTCTAAAACGTGAATTCAAAGTTGAAGCAAATGTTGGTAACCCACAGGTTGCATATCGTGAAACATTCCGTGGTTCCGCTGAGGTTGAAGGTAAATACGTACGTCAATCCGGTGGACGTGGACAATATGGTCATGTTTGGGTTAAATTTGAACCGAACGAAGAAGGCGCCGGATTCGAATTTACGGATAAAATCGTTGGTGGAACAGTTCCACGTGAGTATATTGGCTCTGTTGAACAAGGAATTATTGAAGCAACGGAAAGTGGTGTTTTAGCCGGTTATCCACTAATTGATATTAAAGCAACCCTATATGATGGAAGTTATCATGATGTTGACTCCAACGAGATGGCATTTAAGATAGCAGGATCCATGGCATTGAAGGCTGCGAAGAGTAAATGTAAGCCAGTTTTACTTGAACCAATGATGCGAGTAGAAATCGAAATCCCAGAGGAATATATGGGTGACATCATGGGTGATGTAACCGCACGTCGTGGTCGTGTGGAAGGTATGGAACCACGCGGTACAGCACAACTTGTAAGAGGGTTTGTACCATTATCTGAGATGTTTGGTTATGCGACTGCACTTCGTTCAAACACCCAGGGACGCGGAACATATACCATGACATTTGATCACTATGAAGAAACACCAAAGAGCATCACCGAAGAAATTATTAAGAAAAACACTGGCGAATAA
- the rpsG gene encoding 30S ribosomal protein S7: MPRKGPVPKRDVLPDPLYNSKLVTRLINQIMIDGKRGIAQKILYNAFTIIGERSGQNAMDVFEQAMKNVMPVLEVRARRVGGSNYQVPMEVRPERRQALGLRYIVNYSRLRGEKTMEERLANEILDASNNTGSSVKRREEMHKMAEANKAFAHYRW; this comes from the coding sequence ATGCCACGTAAAGGACCAGTACCTAAACGGGATGTTTTGCCGGATCCGCTTTACAATTCAAAATTGGTGACACGTTTGATCAATCAAATTATGATTGACGGTAAACGTGGGATAGCACAGAAGATTCTTTATAATGCATTCACGATTATCGGCGAACGCAGTGGCCAAAATGCGATGGATGTATTTGAACAGGCAATGAAAAATGTCATGCCGGTTCTTGAGGTCCGTGCACGTCGCGTCGGTGGTTCAAACTATCAAGTACCAATGGAGGTTCGCCCGGAAAGACGTCAGGCATTAGGTCTACGCTATATTGTAAATTATTCTCGCCTACGCGGGGAAAAAACAATGGAAGAACGCCTAGCTAATGAAATCTTAGATGCTTCCAATAATACAGGCTCTTCTGTTAAGAGACGTGAAGAAATGCATAAGATGGCTGAAGCAAACAAAGCCTTTGCACATTACCGCTGGTAA